In Athene noctua chromosome 8, bAthNoc1.hap1.1, whole genome shotgun sequence, a genomic segment contains:
- the PTMA gene encoding prothymosin alpha — protein sequence MGAARGSARAAPGSIRSAVAPRESPLARAKPSWHCSARAAARRHSPATAPHAPAMSDTAVDTSAEISAKDLKEKKEVVEETENGRDAPANGNANEENGEQEADNEVDEEEEEGGEEEDEEEEGDGEEEDGDEDDEAEGATGKRAAEDDEDDDVDPKKQKTDEDD from the exons ATgggcgcggcgcggggcagcGCGCGCGCCGCCCCCGGCTCTATAAGAAGCGCCGTGGCGCCGCGTGAGTCCCCACTGGCTCGCGCAAAGCCATCTTGGCATTGTtctgcccgcgccgccgcccgccgccacaGCCCCGCCACAGCCCCGCACGCCCCCGCCATGTCCGACACGGCCGTGGACACCAGCGCCGAGATCTCCGCCAAG GATCtaaaagagaagaaggaagttgttgaagaaacagaaaatggcagAGATGCACCGGCCAACGGCAACGCT AACGAGGAAAACGGAGAGCAGGAGGCTGACAACGAAGTAGacgaagaggaagaggaaggtggtGAGGAAGAGGACGAGGAGGAAGAGGGTGATG gtgaggaggaggatggcgaTGAAGACGACGAAGCTGAGGGAGCCACAGGCAAACGGGCAGCTGAGGACGACGAG GACGACGACGTCGATCCCAAGAAGCAGAAAACCGATGAAGATGACTAG